The following proteins are encoded in a genomic region of Glycine max cultivar Williams 82 chromosome 18, Glycine_max_v4.0, whole genome shotgun sequence:
- the LOC100791587 gene encoding uncharacterized protein isoform X1 has translation MSAIMCGSEKHWCLLFRGQTLRQDSMQLHKKELKSMESDQKVQIASWSEVMSGAGVEFHQGAPNLGQGGGGGLQRQPSMTKNNCLCSPTTHSGSFRCRLHRSPSLQRTKSMESESLRDHASKVHASIVDAVADANKDPVH, from the exons ATGTCTGCCATCATGTGTGGGTCCGAAAAGCATTGGTGTTTATTGTTTAGGGGCCAAACTTTGCGTCAGGATTCAATGCAACTCCACAAAAAA GAATTGAAGAGCATGGAAAGTGACCAGAAAGTCCAAATAGCTTCTTGGAGTGAGGTCATGTCAGGTGCTGGGGTGGAGTTTCATCAAGGGGCTCCTAATTTGGGacaaggtggtggtggtggcctTCAGAGACAACCTAGTATGACCAAGAACAATTGTCTTTGTTCTCCAACCACACATTCTGGTTCGTTTCGTTGCCGGCTTCACCGCTCCCCTAGCCTCCAGAGGACCAAAAGCATGGAATCAGAGTCCCTCAGGGATCACGCATCAAAAGTCCATGCTTCAATTGTTGATGCTGTTGCTGATGCCAACAAGGATCCAGTGCATTGA
- the LOC100791587 gene encoding uncharacterized protein isoform X3, whose translation MLLHLNLLVGRVTNLDVQELKSMESDQKVQIASWSEVMSGAGVEFHQGAPNLGQGGGGGLQRQPSMTKNNCLCSPTTHSGSFRCRLHRSPSLQRTKSMESESLRDHASKVHASIVDAVADANKDPVH comes from the exons ATGTTGCTACATCTTAACTTATTAGTTGGAAGAGTCACTAACTTGGAtg TGCAGGAATTGAAGAGCATGGAAAGTGACCAGAAAGTCCAAATAGCTTCTTGGAGTGAGGTCATGTCAGGTGCTGGGGTGGAGTTTCATCAAGGGGCTCCTAATTTGGGacaaggtggtggtggtggcctTCAGAGACAACCTAGTATGACCAAGAACAATTGTCTTTGTTCTCCAACCACACATTCTGGTTCGTTTCGTTGCCGGCTTCACCGCTCCCCTAGCCTCCAGAGGACCAAAAGCATGGAATCAGAGTCCCTCAGGGATCACGCATCAAAAGTCCATGCTTCAATTGTTGATGCTGTTGCTGATGCCAACAAGGATCCAGTGCATTGA
- the LOC100791587 gene encoding uncharacterized protein isoform X4, producing the protein MELKSMESDQKVQIASWSEVMSGAGVEFHQGAPNLGQGGGGGLQRQPSMTKNNCLCSPTTHSGSFRCRLHRSPSLQRTKSMESESLRDHASKVHASIVDAVADANKDPVH; encoded by the exons Atg GAATTGAAGAGCATGGAAAGTGACCAGAAAGTCCAAATAGCTTCTTGGAGTGAGGTCATGTCAGGTGCTGGGGTGGAGTTTCATCAAGGGGCTCCTAATTTGGGacaaggtggtggtggtggcctTCAGAGACAACCTAGTATGACCAAGAACAATTGTCTTTGTTCTCCAACCACACATTCTGGTTCGTTTCGTTGCCGGCTTCACCGCTCCCCTAGCCTCCAGAGGACCAAAAGCATGGAATCAGAGTCCCTCAGGGATCACGCATCAAAAGTCCATGCTTCAATTGTTGATGCTGTTGCTGATGCCAACAAGGATCCAGTGCATTGA
- the LOC100791587 gene encoding uncharacterized protein isoform X2: MLPVLGAHKHIVYHIQKRSKLQELKSMESDQKVQIASWSEVMSGAGVEFHQGAPNLGQGGGGGLQRQPSMTKNNCLCSPTTHSGSFRCRLHRSPSLQRTKSMESESLRDHASKVHASIVDAVADANKDPVH, encoded by the exons ATGTTGCCAGTGCTTGGAGCACATAAACATATAGTTTACCATATCCAAAAGAGATCAAAAT TGCAGGAATTGAAGAGCATGGAAAGTGACCAGAAAGTCCAAATAGCTTCTTGGAGTGAGGTCATGTCAGGTGCTGGGGTGGAGTTTCATCAAGGGGCTCCTAATTTGGGacaaggtggtggtggtggcctTCAGAGACAACCTAGTATGACCAAGAACAATTGTCTTTGTTCTCCAACCACACATTCTGGTTCGTTTCGTTGCCGGCTTCACCGCTCCCCTAGCCTCCAGAGGACCAAAAGCATGGAATCAGAGTCCCTCAGGGATCACGCATCAAAAGTCCATGCTTCAATTGTTGATGCTGTTGCTGATGCCAACAAGGATCCAGTGCATTGA